TGCGGATCGTGGAGCAGCAGGCCGAGGAGCACGAGTACAGCCTGGCGGAGGGGACCGGGGAGGCGCTGCTGAAGTATTTCACCGCGCTCCCCAAGGGGCCCGCCTTCGGCAACGGCCGCACCGCCCGGCAGACCTTCGAGTCGATGGTGGAGCGGCACGCGGGCCGGGTCGCCCAGCTCGCCGAGACGAGTACGGACGACCTGACCCTGCTCTACCCGGAGGACCTCCCCGAACTCTTCTGACCCTTCTCGACCATGCCGCCGCCTTCCGCCTGCCGGGGCAGCCGGGGGCCGAGCTCTTCGAGGAGGGCGCCGCGCTCCTTCGCGAAGACCGGGTCGGCCTGGTAGTCGGAGTGGCCGAGGATCGGTTCGGGCAGCGGGAGCGCGGTGGTGCGTCCGTACGCCTGCGGGTCCTTCAGCGGACCCCGGTCGACGCCGGCGTCGGGGGCGGCGCTGAGCCGGACGGGCCCGCCGATCGGGTCGGTGGCCCGGTAGAGGTTGCGCCAGCAGTGCACCGAGCGGTGCAGCCCGAGCAGGGGTACGGCCCCGAAGTAGGCCGGGAACCAGCGACCGTAGAGCCTCTCGATCGGGGAGCCGTAGGTGAGCAGTCCGACCCGGCGGCGGGCGGTGTCGGGGAGCTGCCAGACGGCGGCGGCCGCGAGGACGCTGCCCTGCGAGTGGCCCGAGATGATGAGCCGGCCCTTGGTGGTGGCGGTCCAGGAGCCCATCCGGGACGCCAGGTCGGGGACGGCGCGTTCGGCGTAGCAGGGGGGCGCGAAGGGGTGGGCGGCGCGCGGCCAGAAGGTGCCCACGTCCCAGAGGATGCCGATGGTGCGCCGGGCGGAGGCGTCCCGGTAGGCGCGGCGCCCGCTCGCGACGAACAGTATGAAGCCGAAGCCGGTCAGCCAGGAGCCGGTCGACTGGGCGGCCTGGGCGATCGATTCGACCGGGGCGGCGGCCCCGTCCGAGGCGAGGCCGGGCACTTCGCCGCTGGCCCAGGAGCCCGCGATGGCCGCCGCGCCGAGGAACAGGGTGGCGGCGGAGACCACGCCGACGATCCAGGGGGCGGAGTCGGTGAGGGCGGCGGTGGCGCGGATGCGGGCGATGCGCCGGGTGCGGGCGGTGTCGGGCGGCTCGGGGGCGTACTCGGCCTCGATGTCCGGTCCCATGCGGCGGGCCCGGCGGGCGGTGCGGACGACCAGGTGGAGGAGCGGGACGAGCAGCAGGAGCAGGAGCACCGGGATGACGGAGGCCTGCCAGCTGAGCAGGACGGGCGGGCCCTCGATGATGGAGCCGCGCCCCATGCCGGGGGTGCCGGGGCCGTCCAGCCAGTCGGCGACGCGCTGGGCCACGCCGCCGGTCATCACCCCGCCCAGCGCGCAGGCGAGCAGGGCGACGGACGGGCCGCCGAGCCCGTACAGCGTGGTGCGGGGTTCGGGGGTGCGCCGGTAGAGGCTGCGGGCGACCAGCGCCATGACCACCACGAGGAGGCTCTGGCCGAGCGCGAGGAGCCGGAAGGTGGTCTCACCGGACAGGCTGCCGGAGGAGACCCACTCCGGGCGTGACCAGGCGGCGTGCACGACGGCGAGGCCGAGGAGGGTGAGCGCGGAGCCGGGAAGATACGTGATGAGGGCGCCGTCGACCCGGTTGTCCCGGACGCTCTCGCTGCGGCCCCGGCGGCAGATGACCCAGACGACGACGAGGGCGCACAGGACCAGCGCCCCTTCGATGACGAGGCCGAACACCGGCGGTACCGCGCTGCCGACGGTCCGGTCGTGGCGGCTCGCGGCCCCCATGACGAAGGCCGCGACGGTGAGGAAGCCCGCGGCGGTGTGCGCGGCCCGGAGCCGGGCGACGAGCCGGCGGCCGTACCAGAAGCCGGGCCTGCTGAGAGCGGGCGGCACCGGGTGCGCGGACTCCGGGTCGTCGGCGTTGTCCGGGGCACCCGGCCCGTGGGCCTCCTCCGCCCCGTCCGGGTCGCCGACGCAGGCGTCCGCGGCGTCCAGGGGGCTCTGGGACTCGTAGGCGCTCCAGGTCCGGTTGGAGAGGTACCACAGGAGCCCCACCAGGGCGGCGGGCAGGACGGCGGCGAGCGCGAGCCGCCGCCCGGGCTGGGACCACCAGCCGCCCTGATGACTCGACAGGAAGCCCAGCCAGGAACGCCGCTCGGAGCAGTCGGGGGTGCCCGCGCACTGCCAGGCCACCAGGTCCAGCGCGACCTCGCAGGCGGCGGCGGTGAGCAGCACGGTGAGGCTGAGCGCGACCAGCCGCACCACCACGCCGTACAGCCGGACCGCACGGGTGCGGCCGGAGGCGGTGGGGCGCATCCAGTGGGCGAGGTTGACCACCATGAACGGCAGGAGCAGCAGCCACAGGGCGCGGGAGCCGTTGCCGGAGGTGAGCCCGGACCAGCAGTACGCCTCGGCGACGGGCTCGTCCCGGTAGCGCTCGGGGTGCTTCTCGCCGTGGACGTCCTCGGTGCGCCGGTACACGGCGGCGGTCGCATCCCCGGTGACCCGGACGGTACGGGGGTCGCCGAGCATCTCCTGCGGGGTGGCGCCTCCCACGCCGTGGACCAGCAGTTCCAGCGCCGCCCCGGTGTTCTGCGGGGGTGGCGGCGGGGGCGGGACGGCAGGAGCCAAGGCGGAACTCTCTCTCGGACGCGCCGGCCGCACGGGCCGACGGAGACAGGGCAGGGGTCGGGCGGGAGGGATGAGGGGAGCCGTGGGCTCCGGCCCGCGGCCCGGCCCCAGAATTCCCGGGGCGGGTGCGTGAGCGGTCTCACGGAATCTCCCCAGGTGGTACGCCGGACATGCCTGCGTGGCAGGATGAACGTGTCCCGCAGGCCGCTGCGGACGGACCCGTACGGCAGAGGGAAGGATCGGGCGACCGCGTTGAGCGAGAATCAGAATCTGCTCGCGGAGCAGCGACGTGCCCTGATCCTCGACGAGGTCCGCAGGCGCGGTGGCGTCCGGGTCAACGAGCTGACCCGGAGGCTGAACGTCTCCGACATGACGATCCGTCGGGACCTGGACGCGCTGGCCCGGCAGGGGGTCATCGAGAAGGTCCACGGGGGTGCCGTCCCGGTGGTCGAGGCGTCCACCCATGAGCCGGGCTTCGAGGCGAAGTCGGCGCTGGAGCTGAGCGCCAAGGAGGACATCGCACGGACGGCGGCGGCGATGGCCCAGCCCGGCAGCGCGATCGCCCTCTCGGGCGGTACGACGACGTATGCGCTGGCCCGGCATCTGCTGGACGTACCGGATCTGACGGTGGTGACCAACTCGGTGCGGGTGGCCGATGTGTTCCACGACGCGCAGCGTCCCGCACCGGGCCGGGGGGCGGGGCCGGGGACGGCGACGGTGGTGCTGACGGGCGGGGTGCGGACCCCTTCGGACTCGCTGGTGGGGCCGGTCGCGGACCGGGCCATCGACTCCCTCCACTTCGACCTGCTCTTCCTCGGTGTGCACGGGATCTCCGCCGAGGCCGGGCTCTCCACGCCCAACCTCGCGGAGGCCGAGACCAATCGGCGCTTCGTCCGGTCGGCACGCCGGGTCGTGGTGGTGGCCGACCACACCAAGTGGGGGACGGTGGGTCTGAGTTCCTTCGCCACGCTGGACGAGGTGGACACCTTCGTGACGGACGCGGGGCTGACCTCGGCGGCGCGCGAGGAGATCGGCGAGCATCTGCCGGGGCTGGTGGTGGCGGGCGGACCGCCCGAGGAGACCGTCGCACCGGGCTGACCGGGCCGTGGCTCTCCGGGGTCCGGCTGTCCGGATTCCGTTCGAGTCGCCGTACGGCCGTGACGTCCTAGGATCGGGGAATGGCCGTCTTCCGGATCGAGCGCTTCTCCCCTCTCCCCGCAGCCGAGGCCTGGCGGCGGGTGACCGACTGGGAACGGCACGCCGGGCATGTCCCGTTGACCGCCATCACGGTGGCGGGCGGGGCGCCCACCCGGGTCGGCACGGTGTTCACCGCGCGGACCGGGGTCGGGCCGCTGGCCTTCGACGACCCGATGGAAGTGGTCCGCTGGACGCCGCCCGCCGGTGGCCGGGCCGGGATCTGCCTGCTGGAGAAGCGCGGGGCCGTGGTGCTGGGCCGGGCCTCGATCGACGTGGTGCCGACGCACTCCGGTTCGCATGTGGTGTGGGTGGAGGAGCTGCGGGTGCGGCTGGTGCCCCGGTGGGGCGACCCCCTGCTGGCCTCCGCC
This DNA window, taken from Streptomyces griseus subsp. griseus, encodes the following:
- a CDS encoding SRPBCC family protein, whose protein sequence is MAVFRIERFSPLPAAEAWRRVTDWERHAGHVPLTAITVAGGAPTRVGTVFTARTGVGPLAFDDPMEVVRWTPPAGGRAGICLLEKRGAVVLGRASIDVVPTHSGSHVVWVEELRVRLVPRWGDPLLASAGRRLFGGVLDHLLASPGGRANG
- a CDS encoding DeoR/GlpR family DNA-binding transcription regulator; the encoded protein is MSENQNLLAEQRRALILDEVRRRGGVRVNELTRRLNVSDMTIRRDLDALARQGVIEKVHGGAVPVVEASTHEPGFEAKSALELSAKEDIARTAAAMAQPGSAIALSGGTTTYALARHLLDVPDLTVVTNSVRVADVFHDAQRPAPGRGAGPGTATVVLTGGVRTPSDSLVGPVADRAIDSLHFDLLFLGVHGISAEAGLSTPNLAEAETNRRFVRSARRVVVVADHTKWGTVGLSSFATLDEVDTFVTDAGLTSAAREEIGEHLPGLVVAGGPPEETVAPG